From Phaseolus vulgaris cultivar G19833 unplaced genomic scaffold, P. vulgaris v2.0 scaffold_17, whole genome shotgun sequence, a single genomic window includes:
- the LOC137817150 gene encoding rho GDP-dissociation inhibitor 1-like isoform X1, whose translation MSAAVSATKDVPFNAQLEEDLTNKGTNNKVVGEADRVPYNEDAEGTESEAEEDPKLELDLGPQFSLKEQIEKDKDDESLRKWKEQLLGSIDVSAVGENKEPEVKIASLTIICPGRPDHILPIPFTSDAKKSIFTLKEGSQYRLKFSFTVSNNIVSGLKYNNVVWKTGLRVDNTKKMLGTYSPRQEPYTYELEEETTPSGLFARGTYSARTKMMIANATWILVTTLKFRRVGQNPFKIEE comes from the exons ATGTCTGCTGCTGTGTCTGCAACAAAGGATGTTCCCTTCAATGCTCAGTTGGAGGAAGACCTCACAAACAAAGGAACCAATAACAAGGTTGTTGGGGAAGCAGACCGTGTTCCTTACAATGAGGATGCTGAAGGAACTGAGTCAGAGGCAGAGGAAGACCCCAAGTTGGAATTGGATCTTGGCCCTCAGTTTTCCCTCAAGGAACAGATTGAGAAAGACAAA gaTGATGAAAGTTTGAGAAAATGGAAGGAACAGCTTCTGGGAAGTATTGATGTGTCTGCTGTTGGAG AGAACAAAGAGCCAGAAGTGAAGATAGCGAGCCTCACCATAATATGCCCAGGGAGGCCTGACCACATTCTACCAATTCCATTTACTTCTGATGCTAAGAAGAGTATCTTCACTCTCAAGGAAGGAAGTCAATACCGCTTGAAATTCTCCTTCACTGTCTCCAACAACATTGTTTCCGGCCTCAAATACAACAATGTTGTTTGGAAAACTGGGCTTAGAG TGGACAACACTAAAAAAATGTTGGGAACTTACAGCCCAAGGCAGGAACCATATACATATGAATTGGAGGAAGAAACTACCCCTTCAGGGTTATTCGCCAGGGGAACCTATTCAGCAAGAACCAAG ATGATGATCGCAAATGCTACTTGGATACTAGTTACCACTTTGAAATTCAGAAGAGTTGGCCAAAACCCATTTAAGATTGAAGAGTAA
- the LOC137817150 gene encoding rho GDP-dissociation inhibitor 1-like isoform X2: protein MSAAVSATKDVPFNAQLEEDLTNKGTNNKVVGEADRVPYNEDAEGTESEAEEDPKLELDLGPQFSLKEQIEKDKDDESLRKWKEQLLGSIDVSAVGENKEPEVKIASLTIICPGRPDHILPIPFTSDAKKSIFTLKEGSQYRLKFSFTVSNNIVSGLKYNNVVWKTGLRVDNTKKMLGTYSPRQEPYTYELEEETTPSGLFARGTYSARTKFVDDDRKCYLDTSYHFEIQKSWPKPI, encoded by the exons ATGTCTGCTGCTGTGTCTGCAACAAAGGATGTTCCCTTCAATGCTCAGTTGGAGGAAGACCTCACAAACAAAGGAACCAATAACAAGGTTGTTGGGGAAGCAGACCGTGTTCCTTACAATGAGGATGCTGAAGGAACTGAGTCAGAGGCAGAGGAAGACCCCAAGTTGGAATTGGATCTTGGCCCTCAGTTTTCCCTCAAGGAACAGATTGAGAAAGACAAA gaTGATGAAAGTTTGAGAAAATGGAAGGAACAGCTTCTGGGAAGTATTGATGTGTCTGCTGTTGGAG AGAACAAAGAGCCAGAAGTGAAGATAGCGAGCCTCACCATAATATGCCCAGGGAGGCCTGACCACATTCTACCAATTCCATTTACTTCTGATGCTAAGAAGAGTATCTTCACTCTCAAGGAAGGAAGTCAATACCGCTTGAAATTCTCCTTCACTGTCTCCAACAACATTGTTTCCGGCCTCAAATACAACAATGTTGTTTGGAAAACTGGGCTTAGAG TGGACAACACTAAAAAAATGTTGGGAACTTACAGCCCAAGGCAGGAACCATATACATATGAATTGGAGGAAGAAACTACCCCTTCAGGGTTATTCGCCAGGGGAACCTATTCAGCAAGAACCAAG TTTGTAGATGATGATCGCAAATGCTACTTGGATACTAGTTACCACTTTGAAATTCAGAAGAGTTGGCCAAAACCCATTTAA